One Rissa tridactyla isolate bRisTri1 chromosome 1, bRisTri1.patW.cur.20221130, whole genome shotgun sequence DNA segment encodes these proteins:
- the DNAI7 gene encoding dynein axonemal intermediate chain 7 isoform X4: MAWGLGIQPSDIQHPEEAQLQAQQEEAARLEKERIEQEQMENLEAKDQERRESELAELHSLEQKFLSAQQWKTDYRANAKWERYLSCDGSPDPTVLQEINTFMSLWREDRNEDIQLVMEKGEQVLSLIEKLQFLLLDTPPNEITEKETVQYQESILELQNLLHQKYNGATEHLLKTANMYEDSETGNMQAVIKDKNVTFCIWANLKKKVRFKNHVFCDVEHGFDLLKSLAVSNVAVRILHTQYDHVSPLWLQCQSVPKLEVLDSEELTQRSKDNVEEPEEEKKTDREEPSMPAEEEICSDERKSASSFKENSSSIAGINEAEEKTEKKSEILDVPSQVQDPLMQEKTNEKEEAITDDNVVDLQQFVPVGGVYHIDALQLPPQVKQIKDWNMVELLDVGLEAYPYPPEEAEEAAHPPIHITLRLSDHVMYFEDPVIARWDPAGQQWRTDGISNVRYKNQEKSITFETDAFYTIALLQDAHCNMLYRAWELRPTGVDEALLRVTTVFATVQIQIKGHQCMLSSVVVEEKHVLSHVTGKWASPLDLRAVLKKAGVNIFPGEYSYKYVSVNKKAPLAEVRAYQQMALVASAFAFAWSKWNLEAGQEKVVFKVSEHLKADSVEDKDWSLYMFNGQKAQKLKITETSEAFSEELEEDTEFHSTLYHMLKDFASKEAIDKVEAASFLFIDVVYQLLLATRVLTYS; the protein is encoded by the exons ATGGCATGGGGACTTGGGATTCAGCCCTCTGATATACAACATCCAG AGGAAGCTCAATTGCAAGCTCAACAAGAAGAAGCAGCAAGACTTGAAAAGGAGAGAATTGAACAAGAGCAGATGGAAAACCTTGAGGCGAAA GATCAAGAACGAAGGGAGTCTGAACTAGCAGAACTTCATTCACTGGAACAGAAGTTTTTGTCTGCACAGCAGTGGAAAACGGATTATAGAGCAAATGCAAAG TGGGAGCGTTACCTCAGTTGTGATGGAAGTCCTGACCCAACTGTACTGCAGGAAATAAATACTTTCATGAGCTTATGGCGTGAAGATCGAAATGAGGACATTCAACTTGTGATGGAGAAGGGAGAACAGGTGCTAAGT TTAATTGAGAAGTTGCAGTTTCTTTTATTGGACACACCACCAAACGagataacagaaaaagaaacagtccAGTACCAGGAATCTATTCTGGAATTGCAGAATCTGCTTCATCAGAAGTACAATGGAGCTACAGAGCACCTGCTTAAA ACAGCTAATATGTATGAAGATTCTGAAACTGGAAACATGCAGGCAGTCATAAAGGATAAAAATGTTACTTTCTGTATTTGGGCCAATCTGAAGAAGAAAGTAAG GTTCAAAAATCATGTGTTTTGTGATGTGGAGCATGGATTTGATCTTCTGAAGTCGCTGGCTGTGAGCAATGTTGCTGTTCGCATATTGCATACTCAGTATGATCATGTATCTCCACTTTGGCTGCAGTGTCAGAGTGTGCCGAAATTGGAAGTCTTAGATAGCGAAGAGTTAACTCAGCGTTCAAAAGATAATGTAGAAGaaccagaagaagagaaaaagacagacagagaagAGCCCAGCATGCCCGCTGAAGAAGAAATATGTTCTGATGAGAGAaaa AGTGCTAGCTcattcaaagaaaacagcagtagCATAGCTGGTATAAACgaagcagaggagaaaactgAGAAGAAATCAGAAATCTTGGACGTACCGTCACAAG tGCAGGATCCACTGATGCaggaaaagacaaatgaaaaagaagaggCGATAACCGATGACAACGTTGTTGATTTGCAACAGTTTGTGCCGGTGGGTGGTGTGTACCATATCGATGCACTGCAGCTTCCACCTCAGGTCAAACAAATCAAGGACTGGAACATGGTGGAG TTACTCGATGTTGGATTGGAGGCATACCCATATCCCCCAGAAGAAGCTGAAGAGGCCGCACATCCACCCATACACATAACCCTTCGGCTTTCTGATCATGTGATGTATTTTGAGGATCCTGTGATAGCCCGATGGGATCCTGCAG GCCAACAGTGGAGAACTGATGGCATCAGCAACGTAAGGtataaaaaccaagaaaagagtATCACCTTTGAGACGGATGCCTTTTACACAATAGCACTTCTCCAGGATGCTCATTGCAACATGCTATATCGGGCATGGGAATTGCGACCTACTGGTGTGGATGAAGCACTACTCAGAGTTACTACAGTCTTTGCAACAGTTCAGATACAAATTAAG GGTCACCAGTGTATGTTGTCTTCAGTAGTGGTGGAAGAGAAGCATGTGCTTTCCCATGTGACAGGAAAATGGGCAAGTCCACTCGACCTAAGAGCAGTTTTGAAAAAGGCTGGTGTGAATATTTTCCCAGGAGAGTATTCTTACAAGTATGTCTCTGTGAATAAGAAG GCTCCCCTAGCAGAAGTCAGGGCATATCAACAGATGGCACTGGTTgcatctgcttttgcttttgcctgGAGCAAGTGGAATCTAGAAGCAGGTCAAGAGAAAGTAGTGTTCAAG gTAAGTGAGCATCTTAAAGCAGATTCTGTTGAAGACAAAGACTGGTCTCTTTACATGTTTAATGGTCAGAAAGCACAAAAGCTCAAGATCACTGAGACCAGTGAAGCTTTTTCAGAAGAGCTAGAAGAAGATACTGAATTTCACTCCACACTCTACCATATGCTTAAAGACTTTGCCAGCAAAGAAGCAATTGATAAAGTGGAAGCAGCAAGCTTCCTGTTTATTGATGTCGTGTATCAGCTGCTCCTTGCTACGAGAGTTTTAACATACTCTTAA
- the DNAI7 gene encoding dynein axonemal intermediate chain 7 isoform X7: MENLEAKDQERRESELAELHSLEQKFLSAQQWKTDYRANAKWERYLSCDGSPDPTVLQEINTFMSLWREDRNEDIQLVMEKGEQVLSLIEKLQFLLLDTPPNEITEKETVQYQESILELQNLLHQKYNGATEHLLKTANMYEDSETGNMQAVIKDKNVTFCIWANLKKKVRFKNHVFCDVEHGFDLLKSLAVSNVAVRILHTQYDHVSPLWLQCQSVPKLEVLDSEELTQRSKDNVEEPEEEKKTDREEPSMPAEEEICSDERKSASSFKENSSSIAGINEAEEKTEKKSEILDVPSQVQDPLMQEKTNEKEEAITDDNVVDLQQFVPVGGVYHIDALQLPPQVKQIKDWNMVELLDVGLEAYPYPPEEAEEAAHPPIHITLRLSDHVMYFEDPVIARWDPAGQQWRTDGISNVRYKNQEKSITFETDAFYTIALLQDAHCNMLYRAWELRPTGVDEALLRVTTVFATVQIQIKGHQCMLSSVVVEEKHVLSHVTGKWASPLDLRAVLKKAGVNIFPGEYSYKYVSVNKKAPLAEVRAYQQMALVASAFAFAWSKWNLEAGQEKVVFKVSEHLKADSVEDKDWSLYMFNGQKAQKLKITETSEAFSEELEEDTEFHSTLYHMLKDFASKEAIDKVEAASFLFIDVVYQLLLATRVLTYS; encoded by the exons ATGGAAAACCTTGAGGCGAAA GATCAAGAACGAAGGGAGTCTGAACTAGCAGAACTTCATTCACTGGAACAGAAGTTTTTGTCTGCACAGCAGTGGAAAACGGATTATAGAGCAAATGCAAAG TGGGAGCGTTACCTCAGTTGTGATGGAAGTCCTGACCCAACTGTACTGCAGGAAATAAATACTTTCATGAGCTTATGGCGTGAAGATCGAAATGAGGACATTCAACTTGTGATGGAGAAGGGAGAACAGGTGCTAAGT TTAATTGAGAAGTTGCAGTTTCTTTTATTGGACACACCACCAAACGagataacagaaaaagaaacagtccAGTACCAGGAATCTATTCTGGAATTGCAGAATCTGCTTCATCAGAAGTACAATGGAGCTACAGAGCACCTGCTTAAA ACAGCTAATATGTATGAAGATTCTGAAACTGGAAACATGCAGGCAGTCATAAAGGATAAAAATGTTACTTTCTGTATTTGGGCCAATCTGAAGAAGAAAGTAAG GTTCAAAAATCATGTGTTTTGTGATGTGGAGCATGGATTTGATCTTCTGAAGTCGCTGGCTGTGAGCAATGTTGCTGTTCGCATATTGCATACTCAGTATGATCATGTATCTCCACTTTGGCTGCAGTGTCAGAGTGTGCCGAAATTGGAAGTCTTAGATAGCGAAGAGTTAACTCAGCGTTCAAAAGATAATGTAGAAGaaccagaagaagagaaaaagacagacagagaagAGCCCAGCATGCCCGCTGAAGAAGAAATATGTTCTGATGAGAGAaaa AGTGCTAGCTcattcaaagaaaacagcagtagCATAGCTGGTATAAACgaagcagaggagaaaactgAGAAGAAATCAGAAATCTTGGACGTACCGTCACAAG tGCAGGATCCACTGATGCaggaaaagacaaatgaaaaagaagaggCGATAACCGATGACAACGTTGTTGATTTGCAACAGTTTGTGCCGGTGGGTGGTGTGTACCATATCGATGCACTGCAGCTTCCACCTCAGGTCAAACAAATCAAGGACTGGAACATGGTGGAG TTACTCGATGTTGGATTGGAGGCATACCCATATCCCCCAGAAGAAGCTGAAGAGGCCGCACATCCACCCATACACATAACCCTTCGGCTTTCTGATCATGTGATGTATTTTGAGGATCCTGTGATAGCCCGATGGGATCCTGCAG GCCAACAGTGGAGAACTGATGGCATCAGCAACGTAAGGtataaaaaccaagaaaagagtATCACCTTTGAGACGGATGCCTTTTACACAATAGCACTTCTCCAGGATGCTCATTGCAACATGCTATATCGGGCATGGGAATTGCGACCTACTGGTGTGGATGAAGCACTACTCAGAGTTACTACAGTCTTTGCAACAGTTCAGATACAAATTAAG GGTCACCAGTGTATGTTGTCTTCAGTAGTGGTGGAAGAGAAGCATGTGCTTTCCCATGTGACAGGAAAATGGGCAAGTCCACTCGACCTAAGAGCAGTTTTGAAAAAGGCTGGTGTGAATATTTTCCCAGGAGAGTATTCTTACAAGTATGTCTCTGTGAATAAGAAG GCTCCCCTAGCAGAAGTCAGGGCATATCAACAGATGGCACTGGTTgcatctgcttttgcttttgcctgGAGCAAGTGGAATCTAGAAGCAGGTCAAGAGAAAGTAGTGTTCAAG gTAAGTGAGCATCTTAAAGCAGATTCTGTTGAAGACAAAGACTGGTCTCTTTACATGTTTAATGGTCAGAAAGCACAAAAGCTCAAGATCACTGAGACCAGTGAAGCTTTTTCAGAAGAGCTAGAAGAAGATACTGAATTTCACTCCACACTCTACCATATGCTTAAAGACTTTGCCAGCAAAGAAGCAATTGATAAAGTGGAAGCAGCAAGCTTCCTGTTTATTGATGTCGTGTATCAGCTGCTCCTTGCTACGAGAGTTTTAACATACTCTTAA
- the DNAI7 gene encoding dynein axonemal intermediate chain 7 isoform X8 has translation MSLWREDRNEDIQLVMEKGEQVLSLIEKLQFLLLDTPPNEITEKETVQYQESILELQNLLHQKYNGATEHLLKTANMYEDSETGNMQAVIKDKNVTFCIWANLKKKVRFKNHVFCDVEHGFDLLKSLAVSNVAVRILHTQYDHVSPLWLQCQSVPKLEVLDSEELTQRSKDNVEEPEEEKKTDREEPSMPAEEEICSDERKSASSFKENSSSIAGINEAEEKTEKKSEILDVPSQVQDPLMQEKTNEKEEAITDDNVVDLQQFVPVGGVYHIDALQLPPQVKQIKDWNMVELLDVGLEAYPYPPEEAEEAAHPPIHITLRLSDHVMYFEDPVIARWDPAGQQWRTDGISNVRYKNQEKSITFETDAFYTIALLQDAHCNMLYRAWELRPTGVDEALLRVTTVFATVQIQIKGHQCMLSSVVVEEKHVLSHVTGKWASPLDLRAVLKKAGVNIFPGEYSYKYVSVNKKAPLAEVRAYQQMALVASAFAFAWSKWNLEAGQEKVVFKVSEHLKADSVEDKDWSLYMFNGQKAQKLKITETSEAFSEELEEDTEFHSTLYHMLKDFASKEAIDKVEAASFLFIDVVYQLLLATRVLTYS, from the exons ATGAGCTTATGGCGTGAAGATCGAAATGAGGACATTCAACTTGTGATGGAGAAGGGAGAACAGGTGCTAAGT TTAATTGAGAAGTTGCAGTTTCTTTTATTGGACACACCACCAAACGagataacagaaaaagaaacagtccAGTACCAGGAATCTATTCTGGAATTGCAGAATCTGCTTCATCAGAAGTACAATGGAGCTACAGAGCACCTGCTTAAA ACAGCTAATATGTATGAAGATTCTGAAACTGGAAACATGCAGGCAGTCATAAAGGATAAAAATGTTACTTTCTGTATTTGGGCCAATCTGAAGAAGAAAGTAAG GTTCAAAAATCATGTGTTTTGTGATGTGGAGCATGGATTTGATCTTCTGAAGTCGCTGGCTGTGAGCAATGTTGCTGTTCGCATATTGCATACTCAGTATGATCATGTATCTCCACTTTGGCTGCAGTGTCAGAGTGTGCCGAAATTGGAAGTCTTAGATAGCGAAGAGTTAACTCAGCGTTCAAAAGATAATGTAGAAGaaccagaagaagagaaaaagacagacagagaagAGCCCAGCATGCCCGCTGAAGAAGAAATATGTTCTGATGAGAGAaaa AGTGCTAGCTcattcaaagaaaacagcagtagCATAGCTGGTATAAACgaagcagaggagaaaactgAGAAGAAATCAGAAATCTTGGACGTACCGTCACAAG tGCAGGATCCACTGATGCaggaaaagacaaatgaaaaagaagaggCGATAACCGATGACAACGTTGTTGATTTGCAACAGTTTGTGCCGGTGGGTGGTGTGTACCATATCGATGCACTGCAGCTTCCACCTCAGGTCAAACAAATCAAGGACTGGAACATGGTGGAG TTACTCGATGTTGGATTGGAGGCATACCCATATCCCCCAGAAGAAGCTGAAGAGGCCGCACATCCACCCATACACATAACCCTTCGGCTTTCTGATCATGTGATGTATTTTGAGGATCCTGTGATAGCCCGATGGGATCCTGCAG GCCAACAGTGGAGAACTGATGGCATCAGCAACGTAAGGtataaaaaccaagaaaagagtATCACCTTTGAGACGGATGCCTTTTACACAATAGCACTTCTCCAGGATGCTCATTGCAACATGCTATATCGGGCATGGGAATTGCGACCTACTGGTGTGGATGAAGCACTACTCAGAGTTACTACAGTCTTTGCAACAGTTCAGATACAAATTAAG GGTCACCAGTGTATGTTGTCTTCAGTAGTGGTGGAAGAGAAGCATGTGCTTTCCCATGTGACAGGAAAATGGGCAAGTCCACTCGACCTAAGAGCAGTTTTGAAAAAGGCTGGTGTGAATATTTTCCCAGGAGAGTATTCTTACAAGTATGTCTCTGTGAATAAGAAG GCTCCCCTAGCAGAAGTCAGGGCATATCAACAGATGGCACTGGTTgcatctgcttttgcttttgcctgGAGCAAGTGGAATCTAGAAGCAGGTCAAGAGAAAGTAGTGTTCAAG gTAAGTGAGCATCTTAAAGCAGATTCTGTTGAAGACAAAGACTGGTCTCTTTACATGTTTAATGGTCAGAAAGCACAAAAGCTCAAGATCACTGAGACCAGTGAAGCTTTTTCAGAAGAGCTAGAAGAAGATACTGAATTTCACTCCACACTCTACCATATGCTTAAAGACTTTGCCAGCAAAGAAGCAATTGATAAAGTGGAAGCAGCAAGCTTCCTGTTTATTGATGTCGTGTATCAGCTGCTCCTTGCTACGAGAGTTTTAACATACTCTTAA